A region of the Stieleria neptunia genome:
ACCCGGATGTCGATCGCGAAGCGGACCGCTTCTGCACCCTGTTTGGTCTAGCTCCGGATGGGGTTTACCGAGCCGATCGAGTCACCCCGATCGCTGGTGCGCTCTTACCGCACCGTTTCACCCTCACCACGCATCCGCCAGGGACGAACCCTCGCGGACCGTTCGGCGGTCTACTCTCTGTTGCACTTTCCCTGGCCTCACGGCCGGTCGACGTTATCGACCATCCTGTCCTGCGGAGCCCGGACTTTCCTCCCGCCGGTCCAAAAACCGACGAGCGATCGCCCCGCCCTCTGATCATTCGAACTGCCTAACATGACCGATGACGCCCCCGCGGACAAGGTTCACTTCCCCGGCACATACTCGAGTTGAATTTCGGTCTCGGGCAACAGCGGTCGCAACTGATCGACGCCGGCTTGCGTGACAGCCGTGCGGGTCACGATTAATTTTTCAAGCTTCGACAATCCCGCCAACTGCGGCAGCCCCGCGTCGGTGATCTGCGTGCTGCCCAAATGCAGGAACGTCAAACCGGTCAGCTTGCCCAGGGCATCGAGCGATGGATCACCGACGTTGGTCTTGTCGACGTTCAGCCACTGTAGCCCGGTCGCCCCGGAAAGTTGGCCCCAGTCCGCATCGCCGACCGACGTGGCATACAGATTGAGCTTGGAAAGTTTTGTGAATCCGCCGAGTGTTTCCAGCGACGCATCGTCGATTCCCGCACACTCGCTGAGATCCAATTCGACCAACTGCGACAGCCCGGCCAGTTCGGCCAACCCGTCGTTGCCAAATGGTGTCGCCGCGATCCGCAGTTTTTTCAGCGCCGGCAGCGATGCCAGCGTCTGGGCCGATTCGTCGGTCACTTGCGTCCCGGCCAGGTACAATTCACTCAGCTTCGACAGCCCGCCCAGCGCCGCGACGCCTCGGTCGGTGATCGGCAGAAAGTCCAGTGCGATCACTTCCAGCGTCTCGATCCCGCCCAATGTTTTCATCGCGGTGTCGGTCACCTGGGTTGCATCGTCTTTTCCCGACAGCCTGATCGCCTTGAGATGGTTCAGCCCGGCCAAATGCGAGATCCCCGCGTCGCCGACCGCACAACCACGCAGATCCAGATTTTGCAACGAGTCAATCTTCGCCACAGGGATCAAACCGGCGTCGTCGACGTTGGATCCCGCCAGCAACACGCTGCGCAGTTTCGGCAGGGCAGCAAGTTTTTCCAACACACCGGTGACGTCCGCGTCGCGCAGATCGACCTCGATCACCGCGTTGTTCCCATCGCGACGCGTCTTCGCCACCGCTTCAACGGCGGCCGCGATGTCCGCTGCCGAGGCGACCGAGTCGGCCGGGGCGGAATCGATCGCTGCTTCCGATGCGGGTTTTACTGACGACTTGGACGGACAACCGAGGGTCAAGCACAGTAATCCTGCAAGGGTGATGGATGCGTAAAAAGGTTTCACCGAAATGATTCCAAAAAGGTGTGTGGATTCCAGCCGAGACGCACAAGCGGCCTGTCGATGTAAGCCCGCATGCGTTAGCAAAGGGCCACGCGACGCCCCTCGCTAACGCGTCGCCCTGGCATCATTGCGTTGATTCGGGAACATCGATTCAATCGACAGGCAGCAAGTAGTTTACCGCAGCTCCGTTTTCAGTTAGAGATGTGGCAGACGATTAGTCTATCAGCCATCGCCCCCGACAGGATCCACCGCTCGTTTCTTCCCGGCATGCAAATTCGTTTCGTTTACACCAGCAGCCCCGTGGACGATCCCGTGCGGATCGATGCGATCTTGGCCGCGCTGCCCGCCGAATGCGAAACGCAGCAGATCGATGCTGCCACCCCGCAGATCGAAATCAGTGACGCCGACCAATTGGTGATCGCAATCGTTGTCGATCTCAGCGACGCCGGCGCGGGTGCCGAGCCGATTCGAATCGCGACCGCCGCGGTGCAGCTCTTTGCGCAGTTGGCGACCCGGTTCCGCATCACCTGGGAGGTCGGCCACGAGCTTGACCCGCACTTGGGGACCATCGTCGGCGATGCCGCGATGGACGAATTGATCGACGAAGTGAAGACCGCCGTGGAAGTCGCCCGCTCGCTGGCGGACTTGATCGTCGACGACGAGTTTGTCGAACCCGATGCGCCTGTGATGGAATCAGACGACAGCGACGACCGCGGAGACGCCACGTGGGAGGAACTCTTTCAACCGCCCGATTCGTTCATCCGGTTTCCGGAATTTGATTGAGCGTTACTGTTTGGAAAACGCAAGCGTCGCGACCACGTCGCCGCCGGCGTTTTGTAATCGCCATCGAAACGCGTTGGACGAAGGACGCT
Encoded here:
- a CDS encoding leucine-rich repeat domain-containing protein, which codes for MKPFYASITLAGLLCLTLGCPSKSSVKPASEAAIDSAPADSVASAADIAAAVEAVAKTRRDGNNAVIEVDLRDADVTGVLEKLAALPKLRSVLLAGSNVDDAGLIPVAKIDSLQNLDLRGCAVGDAGISHLAGLNHLKAIRLSGKDDATQVTDTAMKTLGGIETLEVIALDFLPITDRGVAALGGLSKLSELYLAGTQVTDESAQTLASLPALKKLRIAATPFGNDGLAELAGLSQLVELDLSECAGIDDASLETLGGFTKLSKLNLYATSVGDADWGQLSGATGLQWLNVDKTNVGDPSLDALGKLTGLTFLHLGSTQITDAGLPQLAGLSKLEKLIVTRTAVTQAGVDQLRPLLPETEIQLEYVPGK